The Desulfobacterales bacterium genome contains the following window.
GCCAGGATATAAACGTCCGCATGACAAAGGCCCCGACAACAAATCCAATTAAAAGCGCTGCAATAACAATTCCCATTTCCTGCTCCCTGACATCCGGCCCCGATCACTGGCCGTTATTTATTCCCCGTAATGGCCGAGATAATTTTGTTGGTATATCCCTTTTTCTCCAGGGTGCGCCCGATGGCATACACTCCGGAAACGCCCGACCAGGAAAGCCAGAATTCTGCCGGCATATCGATTCCTTTTAGTTTTTCCAGCTCGGCCAGAATGATTTTGAACTGTTCCGGCGTCATGAGGCTGCCCAAAAACGCAAAGAGGATGATCAGGCCGCTCATGACAACCGGCATCACGACCTTGGTAAAGACAATTACCCCCAAGCCGGTATAGATGATGGTCGGTCGCGCCCGTTTGGTATAGTTGTCCCCCTGCTGCAGTTCGGCGACGATGATATCCTTCTGGGCGTCTATCAGTTTGGTTTCACGCTCCTCGATCACCGGCGCCATCGCGGCCGCCGCCGCTAATTTTTCCGCCTCGGTCGCCTTGGGCGGAAAAAAGCGGTCGGCAATCCCTTTGGCAAAATCAAACACGCTTCCCAACCCCGTCAGATCCAGCCCCATCACATCCCTCCTTGTTGTCTGCGGGCATCCTGCATGCGTTTTTTAAAATCCTCCAGCCGCATCCAGC
Protein-coding sequences here:
- a CDS encoding 3TM-type holin → MGLDLTGLGSVFDFAKGIADRFFPPKATEAEKLAAAAAMAPVIEERETKLIDAQKDIIVAELQQGDNYTKRARPTIIYTGLGVIVFTKVVMPVVMSGLIILFAFLGSLMTPEQFKIILAELEKLKGIDMPAEFWLSWSGVSGVYAIGRTLEKKGYTNKIISAITGNK